Proteins encoded by one window of Sphaerodactylus townsendi isolate TG3544 linkage group LG04, MPM_Stown_v2.3, whole genome shotgun sequence:
- the FUNDC1 gene encoding FUN14 domain-containing protein 1, with the protein MASRRSRSASEHDSDDDSYEVLDLTEYTRRHHWWNCVFGRNSGPIVEKYSVATQIVMGGVTGWCAGFLFQKVGKLAATAVGGGFLLLQIASHSGYVQVDWKRVEKDVNKAKRQLKKRANKAAPEISTLIEESTEFIKQNIVVSGGFVGGFLLGLAS; encoded by the exons ATGGCGTCTCGGAGATCTCGCTCCGCCTCAG AACATGACAGTGATGATGATTCATATGAAGTACTGGATTTAACAGAATATACAAGGCGTCATCATTGGTGGAACTGTGTGTTTGGAAGAAATTCTGGACCCATCGTAGAAAAGTATTCTGTAGCAACTCAGATTGTAATGGGTGGTGTAACAGGCTG GTGTGCAGGATTTTTATTCCAAAAGGTTGGAAAGCTTGCAGCAACAGCAGTgggtggtggctttcttttgctaCAA ATTGCTAGTCATAGCGGCTATGTACAGGTTGACTGGAAAAGAGTTGAGAAAGatgtaaataaagcaaaaagaCAGCTCAAAAAACGAGCAAACAAGGCAGCTCCTGAAATCAGCACACTGATTGAAGAG tcAACAGAATTTATTAAACAGAACATAGTGGTTTCTGGTGGGTTTGTTGGAGGCTTCTTGTTGGGCCTTGCATCTTAA